The genomic interval CGCCGGGATCAAGGCTGTGCTGCGGCCTCCAACAACTGCCCCAGCGCGGCATGCGTATACAGACGCACATCCGATATGGCGGGGAGTGTCGCTGTCGCGAACAGCGCCTCGTCCAATTGCAGGATCGGGCCATAGGCGATCGCGGCCTGCGCACCGATGCAAGACAGGCGGCGCAGCACGGTCAGCCGATAGCCCTGCCCCAGGTAGTAGCGGGTGCCGCCGTCGGCAGGCAATGGCGCTTCGGTGTCGATGCGTGCGTGCGGTGGTGCGCGGCCGGCCGCGACGGCGCGGAAATCGGCGTCGGCCTGGCGCAATGCGTCGCGCTGCGGCGGCGCGAGCGCCTGCAGATCCAGGCCGAAGAAAGCGCCAGCCGGCAGCGACAGGGGCAACGACGGAGCGCTCATGGCAGCCGGTTTCGCCGCGTCCTTTCCCGTCACCAGCTCAATGCCGGCGCGGCGGTGCCGGACCGCAGCTGTCGCAGCCGCCGCATGCGCCGGCGCCGGCGCTGGCCGGCGGCGCGATCCTGCGGCCCATGGCCTGCAGCCAGGACGCGCGGCCCGGCTTGAGCAGGCGCACGGCGACGGCGCCGCGCAGCTTGCGCGCGGTGCCGGGGAACTGCTTCTTCAGCACCACCCAGGCGCTGAGCAGCACCGCCAGCGCGATCACCAGGTATTGCAGCAGCAGCGACGTGCTCATCTCAGCCGGCTCCCAGCGCCGCCGCGACCTGGTAGGTGACCAGCGAGGCCAGGTACGCCAGCGCGAACAGGTAGAACGCGGCGAAGCTCATCTGCTTCCAAGAGTTGGTCTCGCGCTTGATCGTGGCCAGGGTGGAAATGCACATCGGCGCGTAGATGTACCAGACCAGCAGCGACAGCGCGGTGGCCAGCGACCAGCCGTCGCTGATCAGCGGCGACAGCGCCTGCGCGGCGGCATCGTCGTCGGCCGCCGACAGCGCGTACACCGTGGCCAACGACGCCACCGCCACTTCGCGCGCGGCCAGGCCGGGAATCAGCGCGATGCAGATCTGCCAGTTGAAGCCCAGCGGCGCGAACACCGTGGTCATCGCGTGGCCGATGCGGCCGGCGAAGCTGTAGTCGATCGGTGGCAGCGTGGCGTTGGCCGGCGCCGCCGGAAACGACAGCAGGAACCACAGCAGGATGGTCAGCGCCAGGATGATGCCGCCGACGCGCTTGAGGAAGATCGCCGCGCGCTCCCACAGGCCCAGCGCCAGGTCGCGCAGATGCGGCACGCGGTACGACGGCAGCTCCAGCAGCAAGGGATGCTCGCCCTTATCGCGGCGCCACTTCTTCATCGTCCACGACACCGCCAGCGCGCTGGCGATCGCGGCGAAATACAGGCCGAACAGCACCAGGCCCTGCTGGTTGAACACGCCCCACACCTGCCGCTGCGGGATGAACGCGCCGATCAGCAACGCATACACCGGCAAGCGCGCCGAGCAGGTCATCAGCGGTGCGACCAGGATCGTGGCCAGCCGATCGCGCGGGTCCTGGATGCTGCGCGTGGACATGATGCCGGGCACGGCGCAGGCGAAGCTGGACAGCAACGGGATGAACGAACGCCCCGACAGTCCGGCCGCGGCCATCATCCTGTCGAGCAGGAACGCCGCGCGCGGCAGATAGCCGGATTCCTCCAGCGCCAGAATGAAGGCGAACAGGATCAGGATCTGCGGCAGGAACACCACCACCCCGCCCAGGCCGGCGATGATGCCGTCGACCAGCAGGCTGTTGAGCGGCCCCTCCGGCAAAGCGCTGCCGACCCAGACGCCGAGCGCCTTGCTGCCGCCGTCGATCAGGTCCATCAACGGCGCCGCCCAGGCATACACCGCCTGGAAGATCAGGAACATCACCACCGCCAGGGTCAGCAGCCCGGCGACCGGATGCAGCAGCCAGCGGTCCAGCGCGTCGTCGATGCGCGAGGTGCGGGTCGGCATCGACACCGCGGCGGCGAGGATGCGCCGCACCTGCTGGTGGTAGTCGCCCTGCCCTGCGGCCGGCGCCACCGCCGGCGGCAATGCCGGGGCCAGCGCATCGAGCCGTTCGACCAGCGCCCTGGCGCCGTTGCGGCGCACCGCCACGGTCTCGATCACCGGCACGCCAAGCGCGTCTTCCAGCGCCTGGCGGTCGATCTGGATGCCACGGCGCTGCGCGGCATCGACCATGTTCAGCGCCACCAGCATCGGCTTGCCCAGTTCGCGCAACTCCAGCGCAAAACGCAGGTGCAGGCGTAGGTTGGTGGCATCGACCACGCACACCAGCACGTCCGGCGCCGGCTCGCCCGGATAGAAGCCACGGCACAGGTCGCGGGTGATCGCCTCGTCCAGGCTGGCCGGCTGCAGGCTGTACGCGCCCGGCAGGTCGAGCACGGCGAAGTCGCGCCCCGACGGCGCGCGGAAACGGCCTTCCTTGCGCTCGACGGTCACGCCGGCGTAGTTGGCCACCTTCTGCTTGCTGCCGGTGAGCTGGTTGAACAGCGCGGTCTTGCCGCAGTTCGGATTGCCGACCAGGGCCAGGCGCAACGGCACGGCCTCCGCGCTCATGACTGCGCCTCGGTGCCGGCTGCGACGCTGACCTGCACCCGCGCCGCTTCGCTGCGGCGCAACGCGAAACGCGTATAGCCGACCTGCACCAGCAACGGCTCGCCGCCGACCGGGCCGCTGGCCAGCACCTGCACCTGTTCGCCGGCGACGAACCCCAGCTCGCGCAAGCGGCGCGCGATGGCGTCGTTGGGCTGGCGGTCGTGCACGGTCTCCACGGTGGCGGTGCTGCGCAACGGCATATCGGACAACGTCACGGAACGTTCCGTCGAATAAGAATGGTTATCAATTGTAGCACCGTCGCAGCGCATGATGGCGCGGCCGGCGCGGCCCGCTATCATCCCCGTATGGCTGCCGTTATCCCTCCGTACGAGAACCGCCGATGAGCGATGCATTGCTGCTGGAGCGCTCAGGCAAGGTCCTGACGCTGCGGCTGAACCGACCCGAGGTGCGCAACGCGTTCGACGCCGCGCTGATCGCGCAGCTGACCGACGCGCTGCAGGAGATCGGCACCGATTCAAAGGTCAAGGTGGTGGTGCTGGCCGGCGCCGGCGCGGCGTTCTCGGCCGGCGCCGACCTGCAATGGATGCGCTCGATGGCCAGCGCCAGCGAGGCGGAGAATCTGGCCGATGCGCTGGCGCTGGCGCAACTGATGCGCACCCTGGACGAACTGCCCAAGCCGACCGTGGCGCGCGTGCACGGCGCCACCTTCGGCGGCGCGGTCGGCCTGGTCGCCTGCTGCGACATCGCCGTGGCCTCCACCGACGCGCGCTTCGGACTCAGCGAGAGCCGCCTGGGCTTGTTGCCGGCGGTGATCTCGCCGTATGTGATCGCCGCGATCGGCGCGCGCCAGGCGCGGCGCTGGTTCGCCAGCGCAGAAGCGTTCGATGCGGCCACCGCTACCCAGATCGGCCTGGTCCACCAGACGGTGGCGCCGACCGCACTGGACGCGGCGGTGCAGCGCCAGGTGGAACTGCTCGGCCAGGCCGGCCCGCTCGCCGCCGCCGGCGCCAAGGCGCTGGTGCGCCGGGTCGCCGCCGGCGGCGACAGCGCCGCGCTGGACCGCGACAACGCCGCGCTGATCGCGCGGCTGCGGGTCTCGGCCGAAGGCCAAGAAGGCCTGAGCGCCTTCCTGGATAAGCGCGATCCGAACTGGCTGGGCTTCTGGTGAGCCCGCTCGACCACATCGGTCTGCGCTGCGTCGACCTGGCGCGCAGTCTCGCGTTCTACCGCGCCGCATTGGCCGCGCTTGGGCTGGACATCGTGATGGAGGTGAGCGCGGAACAGACCGGCGATCGCCGCCATATCGGTTTCGGCCGCGACGGCAAGCCCAGCGTCTGGCTGACCGATGGCGCCACCGGCAGCGGCGGCGAACTGCATCTGGCCTTCGTCGCCGCCGAACGCGCGCAGGTGGATGCCTTCCATCGCGCCGGGCTGGCCGCCGGCGGTCGCGACAATGGCGCACCCGGGCTGCGGCCGCATTACCACCCCAACTACTATGGCGCCTTCCTGCTGGATCCGGATGGGCACAACATCGAAGCGGTCTGCCACCAACCGGCGCAGGCCTGAGCGGCGCCGAGCGCCGGCGATCGCACATCGCGCAGGCTGCGGCCTGCGCCGCTCGGCGACGGCGCGCAGCCGTCCACTCCAAGGAATGCATGTGACCGCCAATTCGCCGTTTTTGCCCTGCCCCACGCGGCCTCTGCCGATCGCTTGCGCGCCGCGCTGCGAGCGCTGCCGATGAGCGACTTCGTCCGCCTGGTGGAAGTGGGACCGCGCGACGGCCTGCAGAACGAGAAAGCCTGGGTCGCCACCGCCGACAAGATCGAGTTGATCGCGCAGCTGTCGCGCACCGGCCTGCGCAGCATCGAGGCGACCAGTTTCGTCAGCCCGAAATGGGTGCCGCAGCTGGCCGACGCGGCAGAGGTCTACGCCGGCATCGTGCCGGCGCCCGGTGTGGACTATCCGGTGCTGGTGCCGAACCTGCAGGGCTACGAGCGTGCGGTCGCGGTCGGCGTGCGCGAAGTCGCGGTGTTCACCGCCGCCTCGGAAACCTTCAACCGCACCAACACCAATGCCGGCATCGACGAATCGCTGCAGCGCTTCGCGCCGGTGCTGGCGCGCGCGGCGGCGGACGGGGTCAAGGTGCGCGGCTACGTCTCCACCGTGCTCGGCTGCCCCTACCAGGGCGCGGTGCCGCTGGCCGACGTGGTGCGGGTGGCGCGGCAGCTGCACGCCATGGGCTGCTACGAGATCTCGCTGGGCGACACCATCGGCGTCGGCACTCCGGACAAGGCGCGGGCGATGCTGCGCGCGGTCGCCGCCGAATTGCCGATGGCGGCGCTGGCGGTGCATTTCCACGATACCTACGGCCAGGCCCTGGCCAATATCGCCGCGTGCCTGGAGGAAGGCGTGCGCGTGGTCGACGCGGCGGTGTCCGGCGCCGGCGGCTGCCCGTACGCCAAGGGCGCCAGCGGCAATGTGGCCAGCGAGGACGTGGTCTACCTGCTGCACGGCAACGGCGTGGCCACCGGCATCGACCTGCCGGCCCTGGCCGCGACCGGGCGCTGGCTGGCGCAGAAGCTCGGCCGCGCCACCGGCAGCAAGGTCGGCCGGGCGCTGGCGGCGGCGTAACCGCGGCCGACCGGCGCATCGGGATCGGCGCGCCTCCGATGCCCACCGATCCTGCACCGGCAATGCCCAGCGTCACTTGCCGCGCTTGCGCGCCGAGGCCATTCCAAGCCGGTTCGCACGCACGCCGACGCGACTCCGGACGCGACCGGCATCGCATGCCCTTGCGGCTCGCGACAGGCGCACCGAGCGTCAGCATCGCGGCGCCGCGTTGGCTGTACGCCACCGCGGGAAGGCGCGGCACGCAAAGCACGATACGCCCCCAGGGTTGGCGGGCGCCTCCACGCGCTGGCGGCCACCAGCCGGCAGCGGCGGCGGAGAGTCGGCTAAAATGCGCGCTTTCCTGGGAGGGAACACTCATGCAGCTTGCCGATATCCGCGCGGTCGTCACCGGCGGCGTTTCCGGCCTAGGCCTGGCGGTCGCGCAGCGCATCGTCGCCGATGGCGGCAAGGTCGCGCTGTTCGATTTGAACGACGACAAGGGCGCGGCCGCGGTCGCCACGCTCGGCGCCGCGCAGGCGCGCTATTTCCGTACCGACGTCAGCGACGAGGCGCAGGTGGCGGCGCAGCTCGGCGCGGCGCGCGACTTTCTCGGCGGGCTCAATGCCGCGATCAACTGCGCCGGCATCCTCGGCGCCGGCCGCGTGCTCGGCAAGGAGGCGCCGATGCCGCTGGCCACGTTCCAGGGCACGGTGATGGTCAACCTGGTCGGCAGCTTCAACGTCGCCAAGGCCGCCGCCGACCTGATGCAGCACAATGCGCCCGGCGAGGACGGCGAACGCGGCGCGATCGTCAACACCGCCAGCGTCGCCGCCTACGAAGGCCAGATCGGCCAGGCCGCGTATGCCGCTTCCAAGGGCGGCGTGGTGGCGATGACCCTGCCGATGGCGCGCGAACTGGCGCGCTTCGGCATCCGCGTCAACACCATCGCCCCGGGCATCTTCTGGACCCCGATGGTGGACGGCATGCCCGAGGCGGTACAGCAGTCGCTGGCCGCCTCGATCCCGTTCCCGCCACGGCTCGGCCGCCCCGAGGAATTCGCCGACACGGTGCTGTTCCTGCTGCGCAACCGCTATCTCAACGGCGAGGTCATTCGCCTCGACGGCGCGGTACGCTTGGCGCCCAAGTAGCCGGGATTCGTGATTCGGGATTGGGGATTCGCAAAAGCGCCCTGTCCCCTTCGCTCCCCGCCCGGCTCTTTACCAATCCCGAATCTCCAATCCCCAATCCCGGCTCCAAACCCATGAAAGCCAACGAAATCAAGAAAGGCAACGTCGTCGAGTACAACAACGGCGTGTACCAGATCCGCGACATCGAGCGCAGTTCGCCGCAGGGCCGCGGCGGCAACGTGCGCTTCCGCTTCGTGATGTACAGCGTGCCCGGCGGCAACAAGCTCGATGCCAGCTTCGACGGCGACGACGACCTGCGCGAAGTCGATCTGCTGCGCCGCCAGGCCACCTTCTCGTACAAGGACGGCGAGGCATTCGTGTTCCTGGACGACGAGGACTACACCCCGTACACGCTCGATGCCGACGTGATCGGCGACGACGCCGGCTACATCACCGAAGGCCTGAGCGGCATCTACGTGCAGGTCATCGACGACCAGCCGGTGGCGGTGCAGTTGCCGCAGAGCGTGACCCTGGAAGTGATCGAGACCCCGCCGGAACTCAAGGGCGGCACCGCGACTAAGCGGCCGAAGCCAGCCAAGCTCAACACCGGCATCGAGATCATGGTGC from Xanthomonas sp. DAR 34887 carries:
- a CDS encoding VOC family protein, producing MSPLDHIGLRCVDLARSLAFYRAALAALGLDIVMEVSAEQTGDRRHIGFGRDGKPSVWLTDGATGSGGELHLAFVAAERAQVDAFHRAGLAAGGRDNGAPGLRPHYHPNYYGAFLLDPDGHNIEAVCHQPAQA
- a CDS encoding FeoA family protein encodes the protein MTLSDMPLRSTATVETVHDRQPNDAIARRLRELGFVAGEQVQVLASGPVGGEPLLVQVGYTRFALRRSEAARVQVSVAAGTEAQS
- the yeiP gene encoding elongation factor P-like protein YeiP, which codes for MKANEIKKGNVVEYNNGVYQIRDIERSSPQGRGGNVRFRFVMYSVPGGNKLDASFDGDDDLREVDLLRRQATFSYKDGEAFVFLDDEDYTPYTLDADVIGDDAGYITEGLSGIYVQVIDDQPVAVQLPQSVTLEVIETPPELKGGTATKRPKPAKLNTGIEIMVPEYIGNGERVLVNTTTGEFAGRAD
- a CDS encoding DUF6587 family protein; translated protein: MSTSLLLQYLVIALAVLLSAWVVLKKQFPGTARKLRGAVAVRLLKPGRASWLQAMGRRIAPPASAGAGACGGCDSCGPAPPRRH
- a CDS encoding enoyl-CoA hydratase-related protein, whose product is MSDALLLERSGKVLTLRLNRPEVRNAFDAALIAQLTDALQEIGTDSKVKVVVLAGAGAAFSAGADLQWMRSMASASEAENLADALALAQLMRTLDELPKPTVARVHGATFGGAVGLVACCDIAVASTDARFGLSESRLGLLPAVISPYVIAAIGARQARRWFASAEAFDAATATQIGLVHQTVAPTALDAAVQRQVELLGQAGPLAAAGAKALVRRVAAGGDSAALDRDNAALIARLRVSAEGQEGLSAFLDKRDPNWLGFW
- a CDS encoding hydroxymethylglutaryl-CoA lyase, yielding MSDFVRLVEVGPRDGLQNEKAWVATADKIELIAQLSRTGLRSIEATSFVSPKWVPQLADAAEVYAGIVPAPGVDYPVLVPNLQGYERAVAVGVREVAVFTAASETFNRTNTNAGIDESLQRFAPVLARAAADGVKVRGYVSTVLGCPYQGAVPLADVVRVARQLHAMGCYEISLGDTIGVGTPDKARAMLRAVAAELPMAALAVHFHDTYGQALANIAACLEEGVRVVDAAVSGAGGCPYAKGASGNVASEDVVYLLHGNGVATGIDLPALAATGRWLAQKLGRATGSKVGRALAAA
- a CDS encoding SDR family oxidoreductase; this translates as MQLADIRAVVTGGVSGLGLAVAQRIVADGGKVALFDLNDDKGAAAVATLGAAQARYFRTDVSDEAQVAAQLGAARDFLGGLNAAINCAGILGAGRVLGKEAPMPLATFQGTVMVNLVGSFNVAKAAADLMQHNAPGEDGERGAIVNTASVAAYEGQIGQAAYAASKGGVVAMTLPMARELARFGIRVNTIAPGIFWTPMVDGMPEAVQQSLAASIPFPPRLGRPEEFADTVLFLLRNRYLNGEVIRLDGAVRLAPK
- the feoB gene encoding ferrous iron transporter B yields the protein MSAEAVPLRLALVGNPNCGKTALFNQLTGSKQKVANYAGVTVERKEGRFRAPSGRDFAVLDLPGAYSLQPASLDEAITRDLCRGFYPGEPAPDVLVCVVDATNLRLHLRFALELRELGKPMLVALNMVDAAQRRGIQIDRQALEDALGVPVIETVAVRRNGARALVERLDALAPALPPAVAPAAGQGDYHQQVRRILAAAVSMPTRTSRIDDALDRWLLHPVAGLLTLAVVMFLIFQAVYAWAAPLMDLIDGGSKALGVWVGSALPEGPLNSLLVDGIIAGLGGVVVFLPQILILFAFILALEESGYLPRAAFLLDRMMAAAGLSGRSFIPLLSSFACAVPGIMSTRSIQDPRDRLATILVAPLMTCSARLPVYALLIGAFIPQRQVWGVFNQQGLVLFGLYFAAIASALAVSWTMKKWRRDKGEHPLLLELPSYRVPHLRDLALGLWERAAIFLKRVGGIILALTILLWFLLSFPAAPANATLPPIDYSFAGRIGHAMTTVFAPLGFNWQICIALIPGLAAREVAVASLATVYALSAADDDAAAQALSPLISDGWSLATALSLLVWYIYAPMCISTLATIKRETNSWKQMSFAAFYLFALAYLASLVTYQVAAALGAG